GTTCAACGTCGTGAAGAAATTAGCAAATTATTGGACAAGGATCTTTTTAATCAATCTcattattgtttaaaatgCTTTCAAGTTAAGCCTCCTCGTTCTTATCATTGTGGAGCTTGTAAAAGGTGTATTAATCGTTATGATCACCATTGTCCTTGGACTGGAAATTGCGTAGGGGCACGGAACCATAGAAcattccttctttttgtcTTCACATTGTCTACTTTAATtcctatttatttttacgttgcattttattatttacagaATATCcccattcaaaaaaaatacgaGTCGTATAGGTGCCTTTTTATTTCTGGTACCATATGCCAGTGGTCTTTAAAAGACATGTTTGTGTTAGTTGCTTCTCTAACTTTGTTTGTGAATTGGTGTTGGGTAGTTGTTTTAGCTTTTACCCAGATTTGTCAAGTTGCTCACAACGTGACCACAGCCGAATTCCGACTATTTAAACGATATGGAACTCTCGTTCCTCCTACAAAGCAAAATTCATCTCCAAAAAATGGTCACGGAATTCATGGAAGCTTTCTACGTACAGTATGTGGTATCCTGGGATTGGATCAGTGTATATTGTTAATTAGAGAATCAAATTGCTTTGTGAGATGTTTCCCATCGAGAGCTGAGTTAGGTTCCCAAAATTCTACCTCTTTGTCTCGTAATCTTTCCACAGTCAATCCATATGATGAGGGTAGCATAATTAAGAACTGTAAGACATTTTGGAAGCAAAACTTTCTTAACGATGGTCGGCAAGATGAGGCAACAAGACATGTTTAAATTGTTGTcgattaaaaatttaattataaacATTAAGAATGGAACGTTAGAATGCCTGATAACGTTAAAAAGTTATCACTTcatcatttaattttaatccCTCCACGGATCATCGTTGCGGGAGTGTTGAGTTAAGTTAGACTAGAATATTCGCGATTCACTCTGAATCTCATTAAATGCTAGCTATGTCACGTATCGTGAAATCCTTGATTTGTAGAACGGCTCGTTTCTTATTCCAAGGTCGTTGGACCCTGTTGCAACGTGAGGGAGGATGAGATTGAAACAAGTAAAGGTTTACTTGAACTTCAAGTTTTCTTGTGTGCGTGTGAACTGATGAAACCTGGCGTCTTGctattaatttttgcaatgaaaagatttttgtttcatttttgctATGTAGAGATTGGCTATATATGGCTAGATCATAATTTTTGCAGAAAATTGGGCTTTAGGATTGTTTAatccaacaaaaaatatcaatcTTTTATAGCGGCTCAAGTGTTCTTGTTATCTTTATGAGATACGCTTTTGTTATTTAGAAACGTGTATAGGTCTctagtttttcttttcttttctagtGTAAGAAATGGGTAATGGAGGATTCACGAATACATTACAATAAGACTATATTAGTAAAATAGAATACAGTTAAGTGGAAAAGATTACAGAAGAAACCAAGTCATTAGTAGTTCGTTGAAGATATCGCAATGTAGTTTGAAACCTAATATCTGCTTCTTTACGTGTTCTAATTActttaatattaattaataaaacaaattgtattgcttttttttatgaataagGACAATTAGTGCTAAACATTAAGTATAcaaccaaaatttttacgtAAACTgacaaaatttacaaacaaTTTAAGTAGAGTGTTATGAACGAGCATATGCCTTTTTTCTACTTTATGGCATTTGTTTCTCTGCTAACCCGagtttctaaaaaaaaaaacgaaagcCGATGATCACGGTGAATCAAATGACTAAACGCCTTGGCCGGTAAATATGTAAATCTCCGTAGCAACCTTTACGCCTTGACAATCGTTAGTTTGCAGAGTTGAAGAAAAGTCGATATGTTTAGGTCAATAGCTACCGAGTCTACTTTTCTACGCTACAGCGGCATTGAAGTTAGCAGAAGACTCAATTTTGCAGGAGACTATTTAGCTATCTGATCAGTCAGTGTAATAATTAGAGAGCGCTTTCGCTCACCCTTCTTGGCGGCCACCATAAAGCGACTCACAGCGAAATTGTGTATAGAGATTAAGCAACAGCGgaatattttgataaatacaaattagATAGTCAATGAATTACTAAGCTGAAtagaatgaaaaagaaagaaaaatccaAAGTGAAAATTGACAGTTACTGAGCTTGTCTACGCCCCCTAAATTTCACGCGGAAAATATTCCTCTACCGTGCAAGGCGGAGACTTTTGAACAATGTGTTAGCTTAGGATTTAAGTCACATCTTAGCAAAGCGTTCAGGGAAGAAGACATACGGTCAAAGTTATCATTTTTGTGtgattttcattatttattgttgCACGagataatttaaattttcatgcagaagatttatttttttttttggaatttatTCTGCTCGGCCAACATTCTTGATTATtcttgtttacatttttttatgagcGGCTTATCGTTAGATATCACTTGTCACTTGGCACTACATGCTTTTTTCTATGAATTATTCCTTTGATATCGACTAATCATCTGAAATAGCGAGGCGAGATTTCGACAGAAGCTTTACCCccataaaaattttcgttGTGTTTATACAAAGTGGAAGATGATTACATGTCTGCATTTGTATCAAGTTAGTCTAACTATTTGCTTGAGTCCCACGCTGCTTAGCACACAATCACATACGTACGTGGGCGAAATTGTGTGAAACTCTCGGGGAGCCACTTCGGCtgcttatttatttacttttatttacaacGCGGCGTTGATGGAAAAATTCTAAAACAGTGTGTGAAAACTTGGTTTGCGCGTGCTTGTTAGTGGGCCATTCTAATATATGTCTATACTGGCAtatatttactttattttaccACTATTACTATTTAACTCATTGCCGCAATCCATACAAGtgcattcttttttgtttgttttcgTTGCCATGCTCGTTGTCAAGTGTTTACATTCGATTGTGCACTCGCGCTCTGTCGTTGAAGGAACATCCAGAATTAATGTTACCTTGGGCGGCATATTCACATGTTGGTGTACGCTGGATAATCGTTAATGGCATGTAGCTTGTTTCTCTCTATAAGCACGCAGTAATATTAGTGCAGTAACGAAAAGCCGTTAACGTGCTCACTACCAAATACTCAACCACACGAATAGCCGCTGGCTATATCTAAtattctttctcttttcatttcttttttctcaaaaacatATTTCTTTCTCTACCATTTGCATTTATATGAGTGTATTACTTTGAagctttgattttttttgtttcgcGGTATACTTATTGATTATTCGCTAATACTGGTACTTGTttctcttattttttttctgtttctcctttatttgctttttaagCAACCTTTTAAATCTACCTgtgaaataaatatcatcgccttttttcattttcttttttcatttccacattcttttctcttcttaCTCCTCTGTGATACTATATTTTGGGTCGTTAGAACGCATTGACTTCAATCTACTTTCTCTTCCCTGCATTTTTACCAAGCCTTCCGAATATATTTATTCCAGTTTTTctatattctttttttttattttttttacttccaTTGTACTCCTCATAATCATTATTATCTTGGAAATTTAACTTTcccttttcatttttttcttctctaaAACTCCTTCTTTCACTGTCGACCATACTGTTGACTTTTCTCCTCTTCTTTTATAAGATAAAATACACTTCTACGCGTCTTTAGAATTCTTTGATTGATTATTCTTTCGTACTACTTTGAATTGTATACTTTGCTTTTTTGGTCATACTCTTGTTCATTTCACTTTGTTTTATTCTCCATCAATTTCTTGGAGTAAGTCTAATACTCTTGTTCGGTATCTTTACTTAGTAagcttaattttttaaaaaattaaaaaaaaaaaaatttttaccaTTGTTAGGCTCATATTCCTTTCCACATCATTCAAGATTTTGTTGAGGTTGTTGTGATCTGCTTGTTTCATTCgcattttttccttccATTTATTCGCTTTGCCTACGTGCCTCTCAGTCTAAGTTTCCTTATTCAGTTTGGGAATTACGagttttcttatttttagaattaaaaaatacgtTGGACGTTGAcagttttcttttggcTAAGATTTTCCGTTGCTATTAATTATTGTCTTTCTCGTCTAATTGAGTTTTTTAAACAGACTTGTTGTTAGCTTTAAGCGATATTGTTTAACTATTCATTTATTACCCGCTTGGATTTTTATCGTTAAACGCATCATAAGTTGCCTCCTAAGTTCGTGAGCTTTATTGGTCCGATTTTGGTTTTCGATATATTTCAAAGTGATATAAATTGTAAGATATACccctttattatttgttacCAAACGTCACTCTCGttgatttctttattttacatttcttCCTTTGTCAATCAAGCAGCTGTGCTCTTAGTataattctttctttaacaGTTATTGATTTCGGTCATTATGTCTTCTAGCAGTCCCTCTAGTCAGTCCCGTCTTTCTGTCCCTGGAAGAACTCCACATTTACCACCACTTACTATCCCTCATACTGTAAGTGCTGAAGGTCTCGCTACACCAAACACACCGCATGCTCTACTCCCTACCGGGCTTCTTATGGGGAGTCCTTTTGTTCAAAGCCCAACGAGCTATACTTCCATGCATGGCTTGCCCTTTAGCACTACCCAAATGGCAGCGGCTCCCGCTCATCCCACGACTGGCTATAATGTTTCACGTGTTACCAGTCCTAATGTTGCTAACTTTGCCCCGGGTTACTTTCCACTTCCGAATAACACTACACAACCTGTTAAAACTGTGTATGTTGGTAACCTTCCTCCCAATACCCCTATTGATGAGATTCTTTCTTGCGTGCGTACGGGACCAATTGAATCTGCATGGATTCTACCTGAGAAAAATTGTGcctttatttcctttttggaTCCGAGCCACGCTACTGCCTTTTTCCAAGATGCTGCCTTGAAGAGATTGACAATTCGGGGTACTGAAGTAAAAGTTGGTTGGGGCAAGAACTCAGCCTCGAATTCATCTGTACTACTTGCAGTCCAGCAATCTGGCGCTTGTAGGAATGTATTCCTCGGCAACTTGCCGAATGGTATTactgaagatgaaattCGTGAAGATTTAGAACCATTTGGACCTATTGATCAAATCAAAATCGTAACTGAACGAAATATAGCTtttgttcattttttgaacattGCAGCTGCAATCAAAGCTGTCCAAGAGCTACCATTAAACCCCAAATGGTCCAAACGGCGCATTTACTACGGACGGGATAGATGCGCTGTGGGTTTGAAGCAACCTGCTTACTTTTCTAAAGGCCAAGTCGGCGTTGTTGGCGGTTATCCCGTAATGGGGTATCCTCCCCCAAGCCCGGTTCTCCAAAAACCGGATCTTATCATGACTGGGAATCGCACTGTTTACATTGGTAATATCCATGCTGATACTACTATTGAAGAGATATGTAACGCTGTTCGTGGAGGATTGTTACACAATATTCGTTATCTTCAGGAAAAACACATTTGTTTCGTAACTTTTGTTGACCCTGTTTCTGCTTTTCGATTCTTTGAAATGTCCAACATTCATGGTTTGGTCATTCGCAACCGTCGTTTAAAGATAGGTTGGGGTAAGCATAGCGGCCCTCTTCCCTCAAATATCGCTTTAGCCGTTGCTGGTGGTGCTAGTCGTAACATTTATATTGGCAATGCTGATGATTCTTTGACTATTGAACGCTTAAAAGAGGATTTTGAGGAATTTGGCGAAATTGAGTACGTCAACTTTTTCCGCGAAAAGAATTGCGCTTTTGTTAACTTTACGTCGTTGGCAAGTGCGATTAATGCGATTGATCGAATCAAGCAGAAGAAGGGATATGAAAACTATCGAATTAGTTATGGTAAAGATAGGTGTGGTAATCCACCTAGAACTAATTCCAAGTCAGACGTTCTTTCTGTCTCTTCTGATATGAGCATGCCTGTTGATCTCGTTGTTCCTCAGCAAGGAATATCCGGGTTTATGCCAACAAACTccaatatttaaatattgtaGAGTGTTTTGCTCTTAAACGTGTTCGATATTTTTATGGATAAAGGTTTTCCAGCGCTTTGAGTTCATATCAATTTGTGCTCATAAAACACCTTTTATTGACgaacttttttattgcttattttacaaaatcactttcttttttacattaGATTATTAAGGGTAACCATTTGCATTCGCattacaaaagaaaaagtattcttttgtttaaatgACCTTACTTGCTATTGTTTCAACATTCCTTCGTTTTACTTTCTCTCGTTTATGCCCCTTACTCAACGTGGCCCATactcttttcttcttactttgtttcatttttacgCATTATAAAACCTTCATTGTTGAAGTAgcagtttttttttgttttatttggCATTTTTTCTACTATGTTAGAGGTTATCGAGTTTGTATTTCTATCAAAAGCTCGATGTCCTTCGTTTTTGATTCGTTTTTGCAAACAATATTGACGAATCTTTCcacattttcaattacaGTTTTAAAATGTACTTCTGActtctatttttattttttttttcattctacATATtcttatatatttatgtttCGATTTTCAACgttatttctttatcaaAAGTGATTGCTGAAGACTTCAACGGTGTTGATTAATACTTAACAATAGCTTTAATTTGATTGTCTGGTCATATTTAAATGCTAGTTTGTTAATTATGGTTTATTTGTCGCGTTCTAAATGCGTTTTTCAACCCATTATTGTCTACTAGTTCCAAACCGAAATTGTTCTAATGATCttatgtatatatttttggtCTAGGTAAATATAC
This portion of the Schizosaccharomyces pombe strain 972h- genome assembly, chromosome: I genome encodes:
- the nrd1 gene encoding RNA-binding protein Nrd1, which gives rise to MSSSSPSSQSRLSVPGRTPHLPPLTIPHTVSAEGLATPNTPHALLPTGLLMGSPFVQSPTSYTSMHGLPFSTTQMAAAPAHPTTGYNVSRVTSPNVANFAPGYFPLPNNTTQPVKTVYVGNLPPNTPIDEILSCVRTGPIESAWILPEKNCAFISFLDPSHATAFFQDAALKRLTIRGTEVKVGWGKNSASNSSVLLAVQQSGACRNVFLGNLPNGITEDEIREDLEPFGPIDQIKIVTERNIAFVHFLNIAAAIKAVQELPLNPKWSKRRIYYGRDRCAVGLKQPAYFSKGQVGVVGGYPVMGYPPPSPVLQKPDLIMTGNRTVYIGNIHADTTIEEICNAVRGGLLHNIRYLQEKHICFVTFVDPVSAFRFFEMSNIHGLVIRNRRLKIGWGKHSGPLPSNIALAVAGGASRNIYIGNADDSLTIERLKEDFEEFGEIEYVNFFREKNCAFVNFTSLASAINAIDRIKQKKGYENYRISYGKDRCGNPPRTNSKSDVLSVSSDMSMPVDLVVPQQGISGFMPTNSNI